TGTAGCTGTACTGGACGCGGAACGGCGACTTCTCGACCGTCACCGTGATGCCCTCGGTGGCCAGCACGATGCGCGCTGCGTCTTCCTGCACCTGCACCGGGACCTGGGCGGGCGCCAGCACCACCGCATGCGAGGCGGCCACCGGCTTGCCCTCGTCCGCGCTGGGCACGAAGCTGGTCTCGACGATGTTCGGCGCGTAGGGCTTGATCAGGTAGCGGCCGTCGCTGGTGGCGATCTCGAAGCCCTGGCCGGCCTGCTTGAAGCCGAGGAAGTGGCGCTCGAGGTTCTGGGCCTGGGCCAGCGGGGTGGCGGAAAGAAGCGCGAAGGCCGCAGCCAGCGCCGCCGCGAAGGGGGTCAATTTCATGGTCTCGTCGTCGTTGTCGTGGTGTGGAGCCGTCCTGCGCGGCCGCAGGCAAGAGCATGCCAGAATTTATACGGACGAGGTAGTTAATTTACACCGCGGCGAGGATCGTCGGGCGGGCGCAGCCGAATCTGGCGGTCACCATCCGTAGTTTGACTACTACCGCACGGGAAATTGCCAGGCCGACCACGCCTGTGCGGCGGCGCCCGCCCTCCTCTGTCACAATATGTCCAACTCATGCATCCGGAGACGCCATGCGCATCGCCACCTTCAACGTCAACGGCATCAACAGCCGCCTGCCCGCCCTGCTGCAATGGCTGGAAGAGACCCGGCCCGACGTCGCCTGCCTGCAGGAGCTGAAGGCGCCGCAAGAGAAATTCCCGGAGATGGAGATCCGCGCCGCCGGCTACCATCCGATCTGGCACGGCCAGAAAAGTTGGAACGGGGTCGCCATCCTCGCCAGGGACGCGGAACCGCAGGAAATCGGGCGCGGCCTGCCGGGCGATCCCGAGGACGAGCAGAGCCGCTACATCGAAGCGGCGGTCAACGGCATCCTGGTCGGCTGCCTCTACCTCCCGAACGGCAACCCCGCGCCGGGCCCGAAGTTCGACTACAAGCTGCGCTGGTTCGAGCGCCTGCACAAGCGCGCCCAGGAGCTGATCGACACCGGGGCGCCCGTGATCCTGTGCGGGGACTACAACGTCATGCCGACCGAACTCGACGTCTACAAGCCCGAACGCTGGCTCGACGACGCCCTGTTCCGCCCCGAGACCCGCGCCGCCTACCGCAAACTGCTCGACCAGGGCTGGACGGACGCGCTGCGCGAGACCCATCCGGACGAGGTCATCTACACCTTCTGGGATTACTTCCGCGACGCCTACGGCCGCAACGCCGGCCTGCGCATCGACCACCTGCTCCTGAGCCCCGCGCTCGCGCCGAAGCTGAAGACGGCCGGCGTCGACCGCGAGGTACGCGGGCGCGAGAAGCCGAGCGACCATGCGCCGACCTGGGTGGAGCTGGACTGGCCTTGAGCCTGGACCCCGGCCTGCAGGTCCTCAGGCGCAGCCGGCCGATGCTGGCGCCGGGGGACATCTTCGCCTGGCAGCATGCGCGTCGGCCCGGGCGCTTCCATTTCGGCCGGGTCGTCTCCACCGAGGCAAATTTGACGGGCATCCCCGAGGTCCACTGCATTCTGATCTACCTGTACCGCGCCTGGTCGCTGGACAAGCACGCCATTCCCGACCTGCGCCATGACCTGCTCCTGCTACCGCCGATCGGCACCAACCGACTGGGATGGACACGCGGCTATTTCGAGACCGTCGCAAGGCAGCCGCTTACGAAAGCCGACGTTTTGCCTCAGCACTGCTTCACTGACGGCGCCAGCTTCCTCGACGAGCATGGACGTTACCTGCCGGGGCCCGTGGAACCGGTCGGCCGCTACGGCCTGGCCGGCATCGGCCTCATCGATGAACTGATCGGCATCGCTTTCGACTGACCGAGGCGGCGCCCCATGAAGGACACCCAGCAGCCAGCGAAGGATGAAGAGCGGCAGGCCCCGGTGCCGAGCTCATGGCGCCCGACGCTGGTGCCATCGTCGATGCCTTTCGCGAAGGCGATCTGGAACTGGCGCGCGGCATCCAGGACGTGAACCCGGTTTCGCCCGTGCGCGTGCGCGAGCACGGTGCGCGATACCTGTTCGAGGTCGATCCTGTCTACGTGCCCAGACCGGGCGCCGGCTTCGCTTCCACCATCACCAGCTGCAGCGCGCTACCGGTGACGCTGTCGATATCCGGGCTGTAGCCGTCCTCGATCCAGCGCAGCGCGATGTGGATCACGCCGCCCACCACGCCGGCCTGCAGCAGCGGGTCGGCGGTCCCGCCCTCCGGACCGGCGATGCGCGCGACTTCCTCGCCGATGGCGCGCAGCGAGGTATCGAAGGCCTTGTCGACGGCGCGGCTGACGCCCCGGATCTCCACCAGGAACACGCGCGCCGAGCGCGGGTCGCGCTGCAGCGCCGAGAAGTAGGCCCGCAGCATGGCGCGCGCGCGTTCGGTGCGCGTGGCGCCGGCGGCGGCGCCGGATTCCCTGATTTCGCGGAACACCGACCAGGTGACCGCATTATAGGAAGCGATCAGCAGGTCTTCGCTGTTGGCGAAGGATTCGTAAAAGTAGCGTTCCGTAAGGCCGGCCGCTTCGCGGACCGCCTTCACGGTGGCCTGGCGGTAGCCGCGCTCACCATAAACTTCGATGGCGGCCGCAATCAACTGGCTGCGGCGCTGGGCGCGGCGATCGTCTTGCGACACGCCCCGGTAGGGACGCGCTGGTGGAGTTTCTCGAGACATCCCTCTATTTTGGCACATAAAGTTGTCATCCCTAAAGTGACAATGTACAGTGTCAATAATTAAAACAGAACAAAGAGACGCGAATGTCTGACTCCTCCAGCCCGCAGGCGCCGGAAGGGATGCTGGACGTGCTGATCGTCGGCGCCGGCCTGTCCGGCATCGGCGCGGCCTGGCACCTGCAACGCCACTGTCCCGGCAAGCGCTACGCGATCCTCGAAGCGCGCGACGCCATCGGCGGCACCTGGGACCTGTTCCGCTATCCCGGCGTGCGCTCCGACTCCGACATGTACACCCTCGGCTACGCCTTCCAGCCGTGGACCGCCGGCAAGGCGATCGCCGACGGCCCCTCGATCCGCGACTACATCCGCGACACCGCGCGCGACAACGGCATCGACCGCCACATCCGTTTCCGGCACAAGGCAAGGGCAGCATCCTGGTCGAGCCTTGATGCATGCTGGACCGTGGAGGCCGAGCATGAGGGCGCACCGGTGACGATCCGCGCCCGCTTCCTCTACATGTGCAGCGGCTACTACAGCTACGAGGAAGCCTACCGCCCGGTCTTCGAGGGCGAGGACGCCT
This window of the Massilia sp. WG5 genome carries:
- the xth gene encoding exodeoxyribonuclease III, whose protein sequence is MRIATFNVNGINSRLPALLQWLEETRPDVACLQELKAPQEKFPEMEIRAAGYHPIWHGQKSWNGVAILARDAEPQEIGRGLPGDPEDEQSRYIEAAVNGILVGCLYLPNGNPAPGPKFDYKLRWFERLHKRAQELIDTGAPVILCGDYNVMPTELDVYKPERWLDDALFRPETRAAYRKLLDQGWTDALRETHPDEVIYTFWDYFRDAYGRNAGLRIDHLLLSPALAPKLKTAGVDREVRGREKPSDHAPTWVELDWP
- a CDS encoding Imm26 family immunity protein; protein product: MSLDPGLQVLRRSRPMLAPGDIFAWQHARRPGRFHFGRVVSTEANLTGIPEVHCILIYLYRAWSLDKHAIPDLRHDLLLLPPIGTNRLGWTRGYFETVARQPLTKADVLPQHCFTDGASFLDEHGRYLPGPVEPVGRYGLAGIGLIDELIGIAFD
- a CDS encoding TetR/AcrR family transcriptional regulator; the encoded protein is MSRETPPARPYRGVSQDDRRAQRRSQLIAAAIEVYGERGYRQATVKAVREAAGLTERYFYESFANSEDLLIASYNAVTWSVFREIRESGAAAGATRTERARAMLRAYFSALQRDPRSARVFLVEIRGVSRAVDKAFDTSLRAIGEEVARIAGPEGGTADPLLQAGVVGGVIHIALRWIEDGYSPDIDSVTGSALQLVMVEAKPAPGLGT